The Virgibacillus sp. MSP4-1 genome has a segment encoding these proteins:
- the fba gene encoding class II fructose-1,6-bisphosphate aldolase, whose protein sequence is MELVSLKGILDKARKGSYAVGHFDIHNLEWTQAVLRAAEEEKAPVILGVTEDAVHYFSGFSVVVSLVKALLKDMKITVPVALHLDHGSSIESCKNAIDSGFTSVMIDASHLPIEENIRQTELVVSYASKYGVSVEAEVGSIGGKEGSLVETNSIYADKNECLSLVNSTGIDCLAPALGSVHGLYKGEPKLGFKEMNEIAKITGIPLVLHGSSGLPDSQIKKSIAMGTAKINVNADNHIAFTKAIREVLNQNSDLYEANKYIRVGTEALKETIISKMRLFGSSGKGTS, encoded by the coding sequence ATGGAATTAGTTTCTTTGAAAGGAATTTTAGATAAAGCTCGAAAAGGAAGTTATGCGGTAGGGCATTTTGATATACATAATCTTGAATGGACACAAGCAGTTTTGCGGGCAGCGGAAGAGGAAAAAGCTCCGGTTATTTTAGGTGTAACTGAAGATGCCGTTCACTATTTTAGTGGTTTCTCAGTTGTAGTTTCTTTGGTAAAAGCATTGCTAAAAGATATGAAGATAACTGTTCCTGTGGCACTTCATCTCGATCACGGCTCCAGTATTGAAAGTTGTAAGAATGCAATAGATAGTGGATTTACTTCTGTGATGATAGATGCTTCCCACTTACCAATAGAAGAAAATATTAGGCAAACAGAACTAGTAGTGAGTTATGCTTCGAAATACGGGGTTTCTGTTGAAGCTGAGGTGGGTAGCATCGGAGGTAAGGAAGGAAGTCTAGTAGAAACTAATTCAATTTATGCCGATAAAAACGAATGTTTATCACTAGTTAACAGTACTGGTATTGACTGTCTTGCACCAGCCTTAGGTTCTGTCCATGGCCTTTATAAAGGAGAACCTAAATTAGGTTTTAAGGAAATGAATGAAATAGCAAAAATCACAGGAATTCCATTAGTGTTGCATGGCAGTTCAGGTCTTCCAGATAGTCAAATTAAAAAGTCTATTGCAATGGGTACAGCAAAAATTAATGTAAATGCTGACAACCATATTGCGTTTACTAAGGCTATTCGGGAGGTATTAAATCAGAACTCTGATTTATATGAAGCGAACAAATATATTAGAGTAGGGACAGAAGCGCTCAAAGAAACTATTATTTCTAAAATGCGCCTATTTGGTTCATCCGGAAAAGGAACTAGTTAA
- a CDS encoding Xaa-Pro peptidase family protein — MKSQYNDKNAQLSSKIHIPTPDCSGTPIFISDETIEYRMDKVLQEMRRLELDALMIYADVEHGGNFEYLVGFIPRFEEALLVLHSDGSAFLVLGNENYNKAKYSRIPADAIHCPHFSLPNQPMEPAKTFSSILMETGIQKGMDVGLAGWKHFTSKVENNRDFFDIPSFIVDEVKEMIGNGGSLTNRTDLFIAGNHGARRVNNANEIAHYEFGASLASDCVLRAANKLDVGVSELELGSELNAYGQKNTVVTIASTGKRFEKGNLYPSAKKVTRGDAISLTVGYKGGLSSRAGYAVMDKSELPESKKNYVEDLAAPYFTAIVAWLENIRIGMSGGEMYDLVDRVLPREKYNWGLCPGHLTADEEWMSSPIYEGSDELIKSGMIFQTDIIPRVSGYDGVSAESTIVLADDQLKNEMKEQYPELWARMKKRKDYIKDVLGIQLSEDVLPMCSTVGYLRPYLLNKETAFYYDR, encoded by the coding sequence ATGAAATCACAATATAACGATAAGAACGCACAACTAAGCAGTAAAATCCATATCCCGACCCCTGATTGCAGCGGAACCCCCATATTCATCAGTGATGAAACAATCGAATACAGAATGGACAAGGTGTTGCAGGAGATGAGACGTCTGGAGTTGGATGCCTTGATGATCTATGCGGATGTTGAACATGGAGGGAATTTTGAATACTTGGTTGGATTTATCCCCAGATTTGAAGAGGCATTGCTGGTTCTTCATTCGGATGGTAGTGCCTTTTTGGTTCTGGGAAATGAAAACTATAACAAAGCCAAGTACTCAAGAATTCCGGCTGATGCGATTCATTGTCCGCATTTTTCCCTGCCGAATCAGCCTATGGAACCTGCGAAGACTTTTTCGAGTATTCTCATGGAGACTGGAATTCAGAAGGGGATGGACGTTGGGCTCGCAGGCTGGAAACATTTTACGAGTAAGGTGGAGAATAATCGGGACTTTTTTGATATCCCTTCATTTATTGTAGATGAGGTTAAAGAGATGATTGGAAATGGCGGTTCCCTCACCAATCGGACAGATCTGTTTATTGCTGGAAACCATGGAGCAAGAAGAGTCAATAATGCAAATGAAATCGCACACTATGAGTTTGGAGCATCACTCGCTTCAGACTGTGTTTTACGAGCTGCGAATAAACTGGATGTTGGCGTTTCTGAACTAGAATTGGGCAGTGAACTCAATGCTTACGGTCAAAAGAATACCGTAGTGACGATCGCATCTACAGGAAAAAGGTTTGAAAAAGGCAACCTATATCCATCAGCTAAGAAAGTGACACGGGGAGATGCTATATCTTTAACAGTAGGGTATAAAGGCGGCCTGTCAAGCAGAGCAGGGTATGCGGTGATGGATAAGTCCGAGTTGCCGGAATCGAAAAAGAATTATGTGGAAGATTTGGCCGCGCCGTATTTCACTGCCATTGTCGCTTGGCTTGAAAATATCCGAATCGGCATGTCAGGCGGGGAAATGTATGACCTGGTGGATCGTGTTCTTCCCCGTGAAAAATATAATTGGGGATTATGCCCGGGACACCTGACCGCTGATGAAGAGTGGATGTCATCGCCTATTTATGAGGGTTCAGATGAATTGATTAAAAGCGGCATGATCTTTCAAACGGATATCATCCCGCGAGTTTCAGGATATGATGGCGTATCAGCCGAAAGCACCATTGTATTAGCAGACGATCAGCTGAAAAATGAAATGAAGGAGCAGTATCCGGAACTCTGGGCGAGAATGAAAAAAAGAAAAGACTATATAAAAGATGTGCTCGGCATTCAACTGAGTGAAGATGTCTTACCCATGTGCAGCACAGTTGGCTATCTGCGCCCCTATCTATTAAATAAAGAGACAGCATTTTATTATGATCGATGA
- a CDS encoding helix-turn-helix domain-containing protein, with protein sequence MDEIILNSYRDPIRLGNRGDKVTEKWISEINDFYVINIYDQIYDYGRKSIVNNKEPTEKQNMIIEKKNNMQVYTNLHQLKTHSYIIWDRTYKENEDFFINLRITSRYNIIMRIAENIVAYLLNKYEEYLNTPYTNHPTLQKQPHIDNIITSFDKRLKKDTFLVNEYAWENFCNWFKNHLIIWVIEDMQRTIGVNKINQLSTKEFNQIFFKTINNNLNNNMQFLHQFTKITNDYIEDWINNILVSLDLKDPSINKLEELLEIQTNFTGKNTLLSSLRNNISSIVIEEENILVMSNAPYQLVREAIYMNSFERSETTQWPTYKAKKRSIEGAIQIKPFAVTEETQRKEFTIINVWEQIEELSDLVVDVLDGLCSLFLLKARHHQDIVEIDIDDLLAIRGLKPKLGGNGRRGGYERKQRRQILESLTIIQNLWIHLDKVIVYKNGNRNELSFQGRTFNFKDIQHNDCVVTEQFLEGPIYYTVDRVFANFLYGSGRQVAYMPIKALRYDPYRKSWEKRLTRYLSWRWRTQARKSNYLQPHKIRTLIEVAGKQLNRQSPSRTRDRFEQALDQMLVDGIIASWHYEKWDEGIATQRGWAKTWLDATVLIEPPEAIRQRYQPIEQNRTVSYGSDAVIQGEVGIIGEQVRTTRRKCRLSLSQVAEDLEISPSYLSNIERGIHKPSLKLQNKLINWLQRQSPVM encoded by the coding sequence ATGGATGAGATTATTCTTAATAGTTACAGGGATCCTATTAGGCTGGGAAATAGAGGTGATAAAGTAACAGAAAAATGGATAAGTGAAATTAATGATTTCTATGTTATAAATATTTATGATCAAATTTATGATTATGGAAGGAAATCGATTGTAAACAATAAGGAACCAACAGAAAAACAAAACATGATTATAGAGAAGAAAAATAATATGCAAGTGTATACAAATCTTCATCAATTAAAAACACATTCTTATATTATCTGGGATCGTACATATAAGGAAAATGAAGATTTTTTTATAAATTTAAGAATTACCTCTAGATATAATATTATCATGCGCATTGCTGAAAATATTGTTGCTTACTTGTTAAATAAATATGAAGAATACCTCAATACTCCTTATACAAATCATCCTACTCTCCAGAAACAACCCCACATTGATAACATTATCACATCATTTGATAAAAGACTGAAAAAGGATACTTTTTTAGTGAATGAATACGCATGGGAAAACTTTTGTAATTGGTTTAAAAATCATTTAATCATATGGGTAATAGAAGATATGCAGAGAACGATTGGTGTAAATAAAATAAATCAATTAAGTACGAAAGAATTCAATCAAATATTTTTTAAAACCATAAACAATAATTTAAATAATAATATGCAATTTTTGCACCAATTCACTAAAATAACAAATGATTATATAGAGGATTGGATCAACAATATATTGGTTTCTTTGGATTTGAAAGATCCCTCTATTAATAAATTGGAAGAATTACTTGAAATACAAACAAATTTTACTGGAAAGAACACACTGCTATCCTCACTGCGCAATAATATATCTTCTATAGTAATAGAAGAGGAAAATATATTAGTTATGAGCAATGCTCCTTACCAATTGGTTAGGGAAGCCATTTATATGAATTCTTTTGAGAGAAGTGAAACAACACAATGGCCTACGTATAAGGCTAAGAAAAGGTCGATAGAAGGTGCCATCCAAATTAAACCCTTTGCCGTCACAGAGGAAACTCAAAGAAAAGAATTTACTATTATTAACGTATGGGAACAAATAGAAGAATTGTCCGATTTAGTTGTAGATGTTTTAGATGGCCTATGTAGTCTGTTCTTATTAAAAGCCAGACATCATCAGGATATAGTAGAAATTGATATTGATGATTTGTTAGCAATACGAGGCTTGAAACCGAAACTTGGAGGAAATGGAAGACGTGGTGGATATGAACGGAAGCAAAGGCGTCAAATTTTGGAATCGCTTACAATTATCCAAAACTTATGGATTCATTTAGATAAAGTAATTGTGTACAAGAATGGCAACAGAAATGAACTATCTTTCCAAGGTCGTACGTTTAATTTTAAGGATATCCAACACAATGACTGTGTGGTAACAGAGCAATTCTTAGAGGGGCCGATTTATTATACCGTTGATAGAGTGTTTGCAAATTTTCTTTACGGTTCAGGAAGACAGGTTGCCTACATGCCAATTAAAGCTTTGCGGTATGACCCTTATCGAAAATCATGGGAGAAACGTTTAACAAGATATTTGAGCTGGAGATGGAGAACACAGGCGAGGAAGAGTAATTATCTACAACCTCATAAAATTCGTACGTTAATCGAAGTCGCAGGTAAACAATTGAATCGTCAATCTCCATCTCGTACACGTGACCGCTTTGAACAGGCATTGGACCAGATGCTTGTCGATGGTATCATTGCTTCGTGGCATTATGAGAAATGGGATGAAGGAATTGCTACGCAGCGGGGATGGGCAAAGACTTGGCTGGATGCTACTGTTCTAATTGAGCCTCCTGAAGCAATCAGACAGCGCTATCAGCCTATCGAACAAAATAGAACAGTTAGTTATGGGTCAGATGCAGTTATACAAGGAGAAGTTGGAATCATTGGAGAACAAGTAAGAACAACAAGAAGGAAATGTAGACTTTCTTTATCTCAAGTAGCAGAAGACTTAGAAATATCTCCTTCTTATTTAAGTAATATTGAGAGGGGGATTCATAAACCATCACTTAAATTGCAGAATAAATTAATAAATTGGTTGCAAAGACAATCACCCGTGATGTAA
- a CDS encoding MaoC/PaaZ C-terminal domain-containing protein, which produces MSINVPIKVKNLEVGQELTSLTKPPITKVQLVKYAGASGDFNPLHTDDEFAQKIGMDGVIAHGMLIMGFLGQYVMEVAGDMATVKKFRMRFGAMSRPGDEITCSGVIDKIYEKDGKGFVDLELHATRNKDKIVGTGKATLQFHKKEWKEVGALYG; this is translated from the coding sequence GTGTCTATAAACGTACCAATAAAGGTAAAAAATTTAGAGGTTGGTCAAGAGCTTACGTCATTAACAAAACCACCGATTACCAAGGTGCAGTTAGTGAAATATGCCGGGGCATCGGGGGATTTTAACCCTTTGCATACAGATGATGAATTTGCACAAAAAATCGGAATGGATGGAGTAATTGCACACGGAATGCTCATTATGGGGTTTTTGGGACAATATGTCATGGAGGTTGCTGGGGATATGGCAACTGTAAAAAAATTTCGAATGCGATTTGGAGCCATGTCCCGACCTGGAGACGAAATCACATGTTCTGGTGTAATCGACAAAATTTATGAAAAGGATGGAAAGGGATTTGTGGACCTAGAATTACACGCCACCAGAAATAAAGACAAAATCGTCGGAACAGGAAAAGCTACACTACAATTTCATAAAAAAGAATGGAAAGAGGTTGGTGCTCTATATGGGTAA
- a CDS encoding Zn-ribbon domain-containing OB-fold protein, which produces MDYKKPIPVKTQDNKPYWDAADDHEMMVQRCDECDQYAHPPGPSCAKCGGTNLSWQNLGSDIKGTVYTYIISYRPFLPGFQDDLPLIIAQVEIEEIPDVKILANVLDCEPEKVEIGMPVRMVWQDINDERALPQWKPIAN; this is translated from the coding sequence ATGGATTATAAAAAGCCAATACCTGTTAAGACCCAGGATAATAAGCCGTACTGGGATGCGGCGGATGATCATGAAATGATGGTGCAACGGTGTGATGAATGCGATCAGTACGCACACCCTCCAGGTCCAAGTTGTGCAAAATGTGGGGGTACTAATCTGAGTTGGCAGAATCTTGGTAGTGATATAAAAGGAACTGTCTACACTTATATTATATCCTATCGCCCCTTTTTACCTGGTTTTCAAGATGATCTTCCCCTTATTATTGCACAAGTCGAGATTGAAGAAATACCAGATGTGAAGATTTTAGCTAATGTATTGGACTGCGAACCAGAGAAAGTAGAAATCGGAATGCCTGTACGAATGGTTTGGCAGGATATTAATGATGAACGGGCACTACCTCAATGGAAACCTATAGCTAACTAA
- the lsrF gene encoding 3-hydroxy-5-phosphonooxypentane-2,4-dione thiolase, translated as MADNVGNKDAKSFSENIPFSNNGGYHVKGASNYDWGMKDRLSRIFNPKSGNTVMLAFDHGYFMGPTSGLERLDLLIPELAEYADCLMGTRGAIRSSVPTTYNKAIALRASSGSSVLQDDLSHESMVVDIDDSIKMNASAIAIQTFIGADGQKETIEALNKAVNLGSKYSIPTMGVVAVGKEMERTNKFFLLATRMLAEFGVQIVKTYYCDEFEKVASACPVPLVVAGGKKVPEKDALTLAYKSIQGGAAGVDMGRNIFQSKYPREMIQAVNKVVHEGYSDTEAYEFFENMVN; from the coding sequence ATGGCGGATAACGTGGGAAATAAAGATGCAAAAAGCTTCTCAGAAAATATACCTTTTAGCAATAATGGGGGTTACCATGTGAAAGGTGCTTCTAATTATGACTGGGGTATGAAAGATAGACTATCAAGAATTTTCAATCCTAAATCTGGAAATACAGTTATGTTAGCGTTTGATCATGGGTACTTTATGGGGCCAACATCCGGTCTAGAAAGATTGGATTTACTAATCCCGGAATTGGCAGAATACGCTGACTGTTTAATGGGAACCAGGGGTGCAATTAGAAGTAGTGTACCAACAACATATAATAAAGCAATTGCACTAAGGGCATCATCAGGATCAAGTGTTTTGCAAGATGACTTAAGTCATGAGTCAATGGTAGTAGATATTGATGATTCGATTAAAATGAATGCTAGTGCTATTGCGATTCAAACTTTTATTGGTGCAGATGGACAAAAGGAGACAATTGAAGCGTTAAATAAAGCAGTTAACCTAGGTTCAAAATATTCAATCCCTACTATGGGTGTAGTGGCTGTTGGAAAGGAAATGGAGCGAACCAACAAATTCTTCCTCTTAGCAACTAGAATGCTGGCTGAATTTGGTGTTCAAATCGTAAAAACCTATTACTGTGATGAATTTGAAAAAGTTGCTTCAGCCTGTCCAGTACCTTTAGTTGTAGCAGGTGGAAAAAAAGTCCCCGAAAAAGATGCACTAACTCTTGCATATAAGTCTATACAAGGGGGAGCTGCAGGTGTCGATATGGGTAGGAATATTTTCCAATCAAAGTATCCGAGGGAAATGATTCAAGCTGTAAATAAAGTGGTGCATGAAGGGTATTCTGATACAGAAGCATATGAATTCTTTGAGAATATGGTTAATTAA
- a CDS encoding type 1 glutamine amidotransferase domain-containing protein, which translates to MARVAFLIADNYEDSEMKNPYEAIKEAGHETVIIGKQKGEVCKGKKNTISYEIELSVADADSSEFDAVVIPGGSAPEKLRINDNVVKFVKELNNGAKLIAGICHGPQVMISAEILKGKELTCFMGISDDVKNAGGNYRDDEVVVSKNIVTSRTPKDEPAFIREILAKLN; encoded by the coding sequence ATGGCGAGAGTAGCTTTTCTAATAGCAGATAATTATGAAGACTCGGAAATGAAAAATCCTTATGAGGCAATTAAAGAGGCTGGTCATGAAACTGTAATAATAGGTAAGCAAAAGGGTGAGGTATGTAAAGGTAAGAAAAATACAATTTCATATGAGATAGAACTGTCGGTTGCTGATGCAGATTCAAGTGAATTTGATGCCGTAGTGATACCTGGGGGAAGTGCACCAGAGAAGTTGCGTATTAATGATAATGTAGTAAAGTTTGTCAAGGAATTGAATAATGGTGCAAAATTGATTGCTGGAATTTGTCACGGACCACAGGTAATGATTAGTGCTGAAATTTTAAAAGGCAAGGAACTTACCTGCTTTATGGGGATAAGCGATGACGTTAAAAATGCTGGAGGTAATTATCGAGATGATGAGGTAGTCGTTAGTAAAAACATAGTTACTTCCAGGACTCCAAAGGATGAACCAGCTTTTATTAGGGAGATTCTAGCTAAACTAAATTGA
- the lsrB gene encoding autoinducer 2 ABC transporter substrate-binding protein LsrB, with product MGKLKSVMFVLTIVIAASLLAACNSEANSDESGDSGGSGDSGEGIEVVFIPKMTGNAFFESGNDGAQAMAEEVGFEVKYDGAPQGTVANQVQIINSAVSSGADAIAISSVSSDGLNDALQKAIDAGIEVVTWDADVNPEYRSIYVNQGTPEILGKMLVDMAAEQMEDPTAEQQIAWFYSSPTVPDQNAWVDYANKYIKEEFPSWEVVTTQFGEANEQKSLQVGESILNSYPDIDAIIAPDSTALPAMAQAAANNGLSAEDVIITGFASPNSMRQYIENGVINNHGLWDVTTQGALAVYVAYHLAQGNELKVGDTLDVPTIGEVTVEPNSIQGYDYEAEDSGIIVLPERIVFTKENTNDYDF from the coding sequence ATGGGGAAATTAAAAAGCGTTATGTTTGTTCTCACCATTGTGATTGCAGCATCCTTGTTAGCTGCATGTAATAGTGAGGCTAATAGCGATGAATCTGGTGATTCAGGTGGTTCAGGAGATTCGGGTGAGGGAATTGAAGTAGTTTTTATACCGAAAATGACAGGGAATGCTTTTTTTGAATCTGGTAATGATGGTGCACAGGCAATGGCTGAAGAGGTTGGTTTTGAGGTTAAATATGATGGCGCCCCTCAAGGTACTGTTGCCAATCAGGTTCAAATTATCAACAGTGCTGTAAGTAGTGGAGCAGATGCGATTGCTATATCATCAGTTTCTAGTGATGGTCTAAATGATGCATTACAAAAAGCTATAGATGCAGGTATTGAAGTGGTAACGTGGGATGCAGACGTTAATCCAGAGTATAGATCAATATATGTTAACCAGGGAACCCCTGAAATTTTAGGAAAGATGTTGGTAGATATGGCTGCTGAACAAATGGAGGATCCTACCGCTGAGCAGCAAATAGCTTGGTTTTACTCAAGCCCAACTGTACCGGACCAAAACGCTTGGGTAGATTATGCAAATAAATACATTAAAGAGGAGTTTCCTAGTTGGGAAGTAGTAACAACGCAATTTGGAGAAGCCAATGAACAAAAGTCACTACAAGTAGGTGAGAGTATTCTGAACTCTTATCCTGATATAGACGCTATCATTGCTCCTGACTCAACAGCACTTCCTGCAATGGCTCAAGCAGCTGCAAATAATGGATTAAGTGCTGAAGACGTAATTATTACAGGATTTGCTTCTCCAAATTCAATGAGACAATATATTGAAAATGGTGTAATAAATAACCACGGCTTATGGGATGTAACAACACAAGGTGCACTTGCAGTATATGTCGCTTATCATTTAGCGCAAGGGAATGAGCTTAAAGTTGGGGATACCCTGGATGTCCCAACTATCGGTGAAGTTACAGTGGAACCTAACTCGATTCAAGGTTATGACTATGAAGCTGAGGACTCCGGAATAATTGTTCTACCTGAAAGAATTGTATTCACTAAGGAAAATACAAATGATTATGACTTCTAG
- a CDS encoding acyl-CoA dehydrogenase family protein encodes MDFTFNKQEEEFRYELRTWLEENLPYGWLEGDRELPKEQNKYSAFLRNWQKTLYEGGWAAIAWPKAYGGRDATIIEEIIYQQEMVRVKAPPTLNYVGIHMVGPTLMQLGTEEQKNRYIQKIVTGEEIWCQGYSEPNAGSDLKAITTSATKDGDRWIINGQKVWTSYGHLADRCFLLARTSRHPEKKHKGMTVFLLDMNQPGVEVQPIVQMDGQQDFNEVYLTDAVAYDAEIVGEVDEGWKVMISLMLHERSGIGGEVFTLEQQFDDLVEMTRKYKKNGVPLMEDPFIKQQMAEFYTRTRGTLLNYYRNLTQTLKNGQPGAESSMDKLMVSELTKELFDYAIAIQGHQGILWKEDAPYDSIWQEKFLSSFGLTIGGGTSEIQRNTIGERVLGLPKDIKS; translated from the coding sequence ATGGATTTTACCTTCAATAAACAAGAGGAAGAGTTTCGATATGAGTTAAGGACATGGCTAGAGGAAAATTTACCGTATGGATGGCTAGAAGGGGATAGAGAATTACCAAAAGAACAGAACAAGTATTCAGCATTTTTGAGAAACTGGCAAAAGACTTTATATGAAGGCGGCTGGGCAGCGATTGCCTGGCCAAAAGCATATGGTGGGCGCGATGCCACAATTATTGAGGAGATTATCTATCAACAGGAAATGGTTCGAGTAAAAGCACCACCAACGTTAAACTATGTTGGCATTCATATGGTAGGGCCCACTTTAATGCAGCTCGGGACAGAGGAACAAAAGAACAGGTATATTCAAAAAATTGTTACAGGTGAGGAGATCTGGTGTCAAGGGTACTCAGAGCCAAATGCTGGTTCCGATTTAAAAGCCATTACGACGAGTGCAACAAAAGATGGTGATCGTTGGATTATTAACGGACAGAAAGTATGGACGAGTTATGGCCATTTAGCTGATCGTTGCTTTCTACTTGCTCGCACGAGTCGCCATCCAGAAAAAAAGCATAAAGGTATGACTGTCTTTTTATTAGACATGAATCAACCTGGTGTTGAAGTACAACCTATTGTTCAAATGGATGGACAACAAGATTTTAATGAGGTCTATTTAACAGATGCTGTTGCTTATGATGCAGAGATTGTTGGAGAAGTGGATGAGGGATGGAAAGTAATGATTTCTCTTATGCTGCATGAACGCTCAGGCATTGGCGGGGAAGTCTTTACGCTAGAACAACAATTTGATGACCTTGTAGAGATGACCAGGAAGTATAAAAAGAACGGTGTACCTCTAATGGAAGATCCTTTTATTAAACAGCAGATGGCTGAATTTTACACACGTACAAGAGGTACTCTATTAAACTATTATCGAAACCTTACTCAGACTTTGAAAAATGGTCAACCAGGAGCGGAAAGTTCAATGGATAAATTGATGGTGAGTGAGCTCACGAAAGAGTTATTTGATTATGCCATAGCCATTCAAGGTCACCAAGGCATTTTGTGGAAAGAAGATGCCCCATATGATTCCATCTGGCAAGAAAAATTCCTATCTTCATTTGGTCTCACCATTGGGGGAGGAACCAGTGAAATCCAAAGGAATACCATTGGAGAACGAGTACTTGGGTTGCCTAAAGATATAAAAAGTTAA
- a CDS encoding thiolase: protein MGKIKDRYAIVGVGESERSKKSETTPLHMALDAARIAIEDAGLEAKDIDGFMSYNENDSCTSHQLATYLGVRPKYVKDILGGGSSTEMLISDAISLIEAGELNTVLIFRSMNGRSGSRMGGGGWDPDMLQTAFEGGSYIIPYGAASPGQWFGLFATRHMYETGISQEHLGHVCVSFYEHAQRNPNAFFHGRPLDMEEYMNTPYLSYPFTKHDFCLESDEANAIIVTSAERARDCKSKPVYIMGLSSRQCHPHAHYWSDITQVASDYVAPEVYQSAGVKPEDIHVASIYDCFSWVVLRQLEAFGFAPRGEVGDFVADGNLRLDGKLPTNTAGGMLSEGYTHGMNNVLEIVRQIRHEYEGTDRQVKDCEIGICTGWAGPDIAGAMILRNE, encoded by the coding sequence ATGGGTAAAATAAAAGATCGTTACGCAATAGTAGGAGTTGGAGAGAGTGAACGCTCTAAGAAATCCGAAACAACGCCTTTACATATGGCGCTGGATGCAGCACGAATAGCAATTGAAGATGCTGGTTTGGAAGCTAAAGATATTGATGGGTTTATGAGTTATAACGAAAATGATTCTTGTACCTCTCATCAGTTAGCGACATATCTTGGGGTTCGTCCCAAATATGTAAAAGATATTCTCGGTGGAGGAAGTAGTACAGAGATGCTAATTAGTGATGCAATTAGTTTAATTGAGGCCGGGGAATTAAACACAGTATTGATCTTTCGATCGATGAATGGCCGCTCAGGAAGTCGCATGGGGGGAGGCGGCTGGGATCCCGATATGCTGCAGACTGCTTTTGAAGGTGGAAGCTACATTATACCTTATGGAGCTGCCAGTCCTGGACAGTGGTTCGGCTTGTTTGCCACGCGGCATATGTATGAAACAGGAATTTCTCAGGAACATCTTGGTCATGTTTGTGTTAGTTTTTATGAACATGCTCAACGAAATCCGAACGCCTTTTTTCATGGGCGACCTTTAGATATGGAGGAATATATGAATACTCCTTATTTGAGTTACCCATTCACTAAACATGACTTTTGCCTTGAATCAGATGAAGCGAATGCCATTATTGTAACATCAGCGGAACGGGCACGAGATTGCAAATCAAAACCTGTTTATATTATGGGGCTATCATCAAGACAGTGTCATCCACATGCCCATTATTGGTCAGATATAACACAGGTAGCATCTGACTATGTGGCTCCTGAAGTTTATCAGTCTGCAGGGGTCAAACCAGAAGATATTCACGTTGCTTCTATATATGACTGCTTTAGTTGGGTAGTACTTCGACAGTTAGAAGCCTTTGGATTTGCTCCTCGCGGAGAAGTTGGAGATTTTGTAGCAGATGGGAATTTACGACTTGATGGAAAACTTCCTACCAATACGGCTGGGGGAATGCTTTCAGAAGGGTATACACATGGAATGAACAATGTGCTCGAAATCGTTCGACAAATACGGCATGAGTATGAAGGAACAGATCGACAAGTAAAAGATTGCGAAATAGGAATTTGCACAGGCTGGGCAGGGCCCGATATTGCAGGTGCAATGATTCTCAGAAATGAATAG
- a CDS encoding MaoC family dehydratase N-terminal domain-containing protein, translating to MDLDSSIIGLTGKPFTVDVEKRHITQFAKAIGDENPLYLDEEFAKESIYEGIIVPPTFLIALASEGDGIPLEMDERRMLHGEQEFEYHRPVYLGDRLSCQMKVSDLYDREGKSGPMKFIVLDTEMKNENSELVANSRMTIVYRNLAG from the coding sequence ATGGATCTGGATAGTAGCATTATTGGACTGACCGGCAAGCCTTTCACAGTTGATGTGGAGAAGCGTCACATTACCCAATTTGCTAAAGCAATTGGAGATGAAAATCCCTTATATTTGGATGAAGAATTTGCTAAAGAGTCCATATATGAGGGAATTATTGTTCCGCCCACTTTTTTGATAGCGCTTGCATCGGAGGGAGATGGAATACCACTTGAAATGGATGAACGCAGAATGCTTCATGGGGAGCAGGAATTTGAATATCATCGTCCCGTTTATTTAGGTGATCGACTATCCTGTCAGATGAAAGTATCTGATTTGTATGATCGTGAAGGAAAAAGTGGCCCAATGAAGTTTATAGTACTGGATACAGAAATGAAGAACGAAAATAGTGAATTGGTAGCTAATAGTCGTATGACCATTGTTTATCGAAACTTAGCAGGATAA